In Pirellulales bacterium, one DNA window encodes the following:
- a CDS encoding cytosine permease, translated as MTPSSPSRPGAARAGDFELPPDLSSSPYYSRDMAPVARADRRWGMKDIAVLWVSMSACIPTYMLASSLIDEGMNWWQAVLTIFLGNVIVLLPMVLNAHAGTKYGIPFPVYCRASYGILGANVPALLRALVACGWFGIQTWIGGWAIYKILSLFIPSWDGAQPLANIGVSLPQLGCFLLFWTINMIVVYRGIESIRVLLNIKAPLLVVLGMALLVWAYWGAGGFGTMFSQPSAFSASGPKAGQFWAFFFPALTA; from the coding sequence ATGACGCCATCATCCCCTTCGAGACCGGGAGCTGCGCGAGCGGGCGATTTCGAGCTGCCGCCTGACCTGAGTAGTTCGCCCTACTACAGCCGCGATATGGCGCCCGTCGCGCGTGCTGACCGGCGATGGGGTATGAAGGACATCGCTGTGCTGTGGGTATCGATGTCCGCCTGCATTCCAACCTACATGCTGGCTTCCTCGCTCATCGACGAGGGGATGAACTGGTGGCAGGCCGTGCTGACAATTTTTTTGGGCAACGTGATCGTGCTCTTGCCGATGGTCCTCAATGCACACGCGGGCACCAAATACGGCATTCCGTTTCCAGTTTATTGCCGCGCTTCATACGGGATCCTTGGGGCAAACGTGCCTGCACTCTTGCGCGCGCTTGTGGCTTGCGGCTGGTTCGGGATACAGACCTGGATTGGTGGCTGGGCTATCTACAAGATTTTGTCTCTCTTTATTCCATCGTGGGATGGCGCTCAACCGCTGGCAAACATCGGCGTGAGCCTACCGCAACTGGGATGCTTCTTACTCTTCTGGACGATCAACATGATCGTTGTCTACCGGGGGATCGAGTCGATTCGCGTTCTGCTCAACATTAAGGCGCCGCTATTGGTGGTCCTGGGAATGGCGCTTTTGGTGTGGGCTTATTGGGGGGCCGGTGGTTTCGGAACGATGTTTTCCCAGCCGTCCGCCTTCTCAGCCTCGGGGCCTAAGGCGGGGCAGTTCTGGGCGTTTTTCTTTCCGGCACTGACGGCG